A portion of the Osmia lignaria lignaria isolate PbOS001 chromosome 15, iyOsmLign1, whole genome shotgun sequence genome contains these proteins:
- the unc-119 gene encoding unc-119 lipid binding chaperone isoform X1: MFILRINQCSENKSNETIVSFTSSSDQENTDNGNIEETLITPEMVLHLPTITDKYLCSPEANIYDIDFTRFQIRDLETGAILFEITKPPATESDMNQDVEPDCEESGCEDANTGRFVRYQFTPQFLKLKTVGATIEFLVGSKPVNNFRMIERHFFRDRLLKTFDFQFGFCIPNSKNTCEHIYEFPTLPADLVSEMIANPFETRSDSFYFVDNQLVMHNKADYAYNGGHTHDVL, translated from the exons atgtttatattacgaataaatcaatgcag TGAAAATAAGTCAAATGAAACTATTGTTTCATTTACATCATCGTCGGATCAAGAGAATACGGATAATGGAAATATTGAAGAAACTCTTATAACCCCAGAAATGGTGCTACATCTGCCTACAATTACTGATA AATACCTATGCTCTCCTGAGGCAAATATTTATGATATTGATTTCACAAGATTTCAAATTAGGGATTTAGAAACAGGAGCAATATTGTTTGAAATAACAAAACCACCAGCTACTG AATCTGATATGAATCAAGATGTTGAACCAGATTGTGAAGAATCTGGTTGTGAAGATGCTAACACTGGCCGCTTTGTACGTTACCAATTTACACCTCAGtttcttaaattaaaaactGTTGGTGCTACCATTGAGTTTCTTGTTGGTTCTAAGCCAGTGAATAACTTTCGCATGATAGAACGTCATTTCTTTCGGGACAGATTGTTAAAAACTTTCGACTTTCAGTTTGGATTCTGTATACCAAATAGTAAGAATACTTGTGAACATATTTATGAATTCCCAACCTTGCCTGCTGATCTGG TCTCCGAAATGATTGCAAATCCGTTTGAAACTCGTTCAGATTCCTTTTATTTTGTGGACAATCAATTGGTAATGCATAATAAAGCAGATTATGCATACAATGGTGGACACACACATGATGTACTTTAG
- the unc-119 gene encoding unc-119 lipid binding chaperone isoform X3: MFILRINQCSENKSNETIVSFTSSSDQENTDNGNIEETLITPEMVLHLPTITDKYLCSPEANIYDIDFTRFQIRDLETGAILFEITKPPATESDMNQDVEPDCEESGCEDANTGRFFGFCIPNSKNTCEHIYEFPTLPADLVSEMIANPFETRSDSFYFVDNQLVMHNKADYAYNGGHTHDVL; encoded by the exons atgtttatattacgaataaatcaatgcag TGAAAATAAGTCAAATGAAACTATTGTTTCATTTACATCATCGTCGGATCAAGAGAATACGGATAATGGAAATATTGAAGAAACTCTTATAACCCCAGAAATGGTGCTACATCTGCCTACAATTACTGATA AATACCTATGCTCTCCTGAGGCAAATATTTATGATATTGATTTCACAAGATTTCAAATTAGGGATTTAGAAACAGGAGCAATATTGTTTGAAATAACAAAACCACCAGCTACTG AATCTGATATGAATCAAGATGTTGAACCAGATTGTGAAGAATCTGGTTGTGAAGATGCTAACACTGGCCGCTTT TTTGGATTCTGTATACCAAATAGTAAGAATACTTGTGAACATATTTATGAATTCCCAACCTTGCCTGCTGATCTGG TCTCCGAAATGATTGCAAATCCGTTTGAAACTCGTTCAGATTCCTTTTATTTTGTGGACAATCAATTGGTAATGCATAATAAAGCAGATTATGCATACAATGGTGGACACACACATGATGTACTTTAG
- the LOC117608272 gene encoding synaptic vesicle 2-related protein isoform X1: MSNPSRTSNEPYRELGELHGSELNINSESISRCSRNFGNSVEHSMELSSVVIPDDTFTVIQAINALGFGKFQVKLSLFTGLCWMVDSMEITILSILSPSLHCDWGITRYQQALTTTVVFLGMMLSSTFWTNLSDRYGSKQSLTLCAVLLLYYAFLSAFAPNFLWILLLRGLVGFAIGCVPQSVTLYAEFLPAKQRAKCVILLDCFWALGACFEVAIALVIMPTFGWRWLLILSTIPLLVFAIITPWLPESTIFDMTSGRMDKAVSTLERVARENKKPLPPGRLVMDRFYQVNHGKLKDVLSKEMCRTSTLLWLVWMSTAFCYYGVVLMTTELFHTSSEQCSLWENNKEDTCQLDCSLERSDYIDLLWTTLAEFPGIFSTIFAIEKIGRKKTMAFQLVMFAVLICFLGRACLLSRVVLTLTIFLARGLIAGVFQAAYVYTPEVYPTHLRSTGVSTCSAMARIGAMVTPYIAQVFLQWSITGAMAIYAVAALCAAAATLALPVEMKSQSSNDSSNETR, from the exons ATGTCTAATCCATCCCGAACGTCCAACGAACCATACCGTGAATTAGGAGAATTGCATGGTTCTGAATTGAATATCAATTCAGAAAGTATATCAAGATGTAGTAGAAACTTTGGAAATTCTGTTGAACATTCGATGGAACTGTCCTCTGTAGTAATCCCAGATG ATACATTTACTGTAATTCAAGCAATCAATGCGTTAGGATTTGGTAAATTCCAAGTAAAATTATCTTTATTTACTGGCCTGTGCTGGATGGTGGACAGTATGGAAATAACAATATTAAGTATTTTAAGTCCATCACTACATTGTGATTGGGGTATAACTAGATATCAGCAAGCTTTAACAACCacg gTGGTTTTTTTAGGCATGATGTTAAGTTCTACATTTTGGACTAATTTAAGTGATAGATATGGTAGCAAACAATCCTTGACCTTATGTGCAGTATTATTGCTTTATTATGCATTTTTAAGTGCTTTTGCACCAAACTTCCTTTGGATTCTATTACTCAGAGGATTAGTTGGTTTTGCTATTGGTTGTGTACCACAGTC AGTAACATTGTATGCAGAATTTTTACCAGCAAAACAAAGAGCTAAATGTGTGATTTTATTAGAT TGTTTTTGGGCACTGGGCGCCTGTTTTGAGGTGGCAATAGCATTGGTAATAATGCCAACTTTTGGCTGGAGATGGCTTCTCATTTTATCCACTATACCACTTCTTGTATTTGCCATTATCACTCCA TGGTTACCAGAATCCACAATATTTGATATGACAAGTGGAAGAATGGACAAAGCTGTTTCTACTTTAGAACGAGTAgctagagaaaataaaaaacctTTACCTCCCGGAAGATTAGTCATGGATCGTTTTTATCAAGTCAATCATGGTAAATTAAAAGACGTGCTAAGTAAAGAAATGTGTAGAACGTCTACCTTACTGTGGCTTGTGTG GATGAGTACGGCGTTTTGTTATTacggtgtggtactaatgaccACAGAACTATTCCATACATCGTCCGAGCAGTGCAGTTTATgggaaaataataaagaagatACTTGTCAATTAGATTGTAGTTTGGAACGCAGTGACTATATAGATCTTCTTTGGACAACTTTGGCTGAATTTCCAGGAATCTTTTCCACTATTTTTGCAATTGAAAAGATTGGCAGAAAAAAGACAATGGCGTTTCAGCTAGTAATGTTCGCTGTACTAATTTGCTTCTTGGGCAGAGCTTGTCTATTAAGCAGGGTAGTATTGACACTTACAATTTTTCTAGCTAGAGGTCTAATCGCTGGTGTCTTTCAAGCAGCTTACGTATATACTCCGGAGGTATATCCGACACATTTGCGTAGTACCGGCGTTAGTACTTGCAGTGCTATGGCTAGAATTGGTGCGATGGTTACACCGTATATAGCCCAAGTATTTCTTCAGTGGTCTATCACTGGAGCAATGGCGATTTACGCTGTAGCAGCGTTATGTGCTGCTGCAGCCACTCTCGCTTTACCTGTTGAAATGAAAAGTCAGTCATCAAATGATTCATCTAATGAAACCAGATAA
- the LOC117608202 gene encoding transmembrane emp24 domain-containing protein 2, whose amino-acid sequence MRWLISCLLLIFLSSNANCYFITVDAHAEECFFETVEAGTKMGLTFEIAEGGFLDIDVRIIGPDGKIIYQGDQESSGKYTFAAHLSGAYTYCFGNQKSSMTPKVVMFNMDVGESQKPIEQTSDGKNPEDANHNKIDDMIKELSTSLWGVKNEQEYMQVRDRNHRAISESTNFRVVMWACFEAMVLVCMTVGQIFYLKRFFEVRRVV is encoded by the exons ATGAGGTGGCTTATTTCGTGTTTGCTCCTAATTTTTCTGAGCTCAAATGCAAATTGCTATTTCATTACCGTGGATGCACATGCCGAAGAATGCTTCTTTGAGACGGTGGAAGCGGGCACAAAAATGG gACTCACATTTGAAATAGCAGAAGGTGGATTTTTAGATATAGATGTAAGAATCATTGGGCCTGATGGAAAGATAATTTACCAAGGGGATCAAGAAAGCAGTGGTAAATATACGTTTGCTGCACATCTTTCTGGTGCTTATACGTACTGTTTTGGTAATCAAAAAAGCAGTATGACACCAAAAGTTGTTATGTTCAATATGGATGTCGGTGAATCTCAGAAGCCTATAGAACAAACTTCAGATGGTAAAAATCCTGAGGATGCAAACCATAATAAAATAGATGATATGATTAAAGAATTAAGTACTAGTTTATGGGGAGTAAAGAATGAACAAGAATATATGCAG GTTCGTGATAGAAATCATAGAGCTATTAGCGAAAGCACAAATTTTCGTGTAGTTATGTGGGCGTGCTTCGAAGCTATGGTTCTGGTTTGTATGACAGTAGGACAAATTTTCTACTTAAAACGATTCTTTGAAGTCAGAAGAGTTGTCTAA
- the LOC117608272 gene encoding synaptic vesicle 2-related protein isoform X3, which translates to MVDSMEITILSILSPSLHCDWGITRYQQALTTTVVFLGMMLSSTFWTNLSDRYGSKQSLTLCAVLLLYYAFLSAFAPNFLWILLLRGLVGFAIGCVPQSVTLYAEFLPAKQRAKCVILLDCFWALGACFEVAIALVIMPTFGWRWLLILSTIPLLVFAIITPWLPESTIFDMTSGRMDKAVSTLERVARENKKPLPPGRLVMDRFYQVNHGKLKDVLSKEMCRTSTLLWLVWMSTAFCYYGVVLMTTELFHTSSEQCSLWENNKEDTCQLDCSLERSDYIDLLWTTLAEFPGIFSTIFAIEKIGRKKTMAFQLVMFAVLICFLGRACLLSRVVLTLTIFLARGLIAGVFQAAYVYTPEVYPTHLRSTGVSTCSAMARIGAMVTPYIAQVFLQWSITGAMAIYAVAALCAAAATLALPVEMKSQSSNDSSNETR; encoded by the exons ATGGTGGACAGTATGGAAATAACAATATTAAGTATTTTAAGTCCATCACTACATTGTGATTGGGGTATAACTAGATATCAGCAAGCTTTAACAACCacg gTGGTTTTTTTAGGCATGATGTTAAGTTCTACATTTTGGACTAATTTAAGTGATAGATATGGTAGCAAACAATCCTTGACCTTATGTGCAGTATTATTGCTTTATTATGCATTTTTAAGTGCTTTTGCACCAAACTTCCTTTGGATTCTATTACTCAGAGGATTAGTTGGTTTTGCTATTGGTTGTGTACCACAGTC AGTAACATTGTATGCAGAATTTTTACCAGCAAAACAAAGAGCTAAATGTGTGATTTTATTAGAT TGTTTTTGGGCACTGGGCGCCTGTTTTGAGGTGGCAATAGCATTGGTAATAATGCCAACTTTTGGCTGGAGATGGCTTCTCATTTTATCCACTATACCACTTCTTGTATTTGCCATTATCACTCCA TGGTTACCAGAATCCACAATATTTGATATGACAAGTGGAAGAATGGACAAAGCTGTTTCTACTTTAGAACGAGTAgctagagaaaataaaaaacctTTACCTCCCGGAAGATTAGTCATGGATCGTTTTTATCAAGTCAATCATGGTAAATTAAAAGACGTGCTAAGTAAAGAAATGTGTAGAACGTCTACCTTACTGTGGCTTGTGTG GATGAGTACGGCGTTTTGTTATTacggtgtggtactaatgaccACAGAACTATTCCATACATCGTCCGAGCAGTGCAGTTTATgggaaaataataaagaagatACTTGTCAATTAGATTGTAGTTTGGAACGCAGTGACTATATAGATCTTCTTTGGACAACTTTGGCTGAATTTCCAGGAATCTTTTCCACTATTTTTGCAATTGAAAAGATTGGCAGAAAAAAGACAATGGCGTTTCAGCTAGTAATGTTCGCTGTACTAATTTGCTTCTTGGGCAGAGCTTGTCTATTAAGCAGGGTAGTATTGACACTTACAATTTTTCTAGCTAGAGGTCTAATCGCTGGTGTCTTTCAAGCAGCTTACGTATATACTCCGGAGGTATATCCGACACATTTGCGTAGTACCGGCGTTAGTACTTGCAGTGCTATGGCTAGAATTGGTGCGATGGTTACACCGTATATAGCCCAAGTATTTCTTCAGTGGTCTATCACTGGAGCAATGGCGATTTACGCTGTAGCAGCGTTATGTGCTGCTGCAGCCACTCTCGCTTTACCTGTTGAAATGAAAAGTCAGTCATCAAATGATTCATCTAATGAAACCAGATAA
- the LOC117608200 gene encoding sn-1-specific diacylglycerol lipase ABHD11 isoform X1, translating to MKIVTINRLYKGNNMSGICSRYLVTKNGFLHHGKQDFVASTFAYYPSSKQKRNHSSSVEPVKLAYVSYESMSGKSNAPKQPVIVMHGLFGSKNNWNSLSKAIHQQTSRKVITIDARNHGDSPHSTEMSYKHMAKDIVQLMNDLGFEKTVLVGHSMGGSAAMYVALNYPQLVEKLIVVDMSPVRTSPQLMEMEKIFRAMSNVNLDGITTLTKARITAKDQLAAAIKSLSLRQFLIMNLVEADIGKFKWRVNLPVLEQNFATQIAVFPPVGSKVYNGPTLFIGGSNSDYIKVEDHGKIRQLFPLAEILYINGADHWVHVDKPTEFLKITTNFIKRS from the exons ATGAAAATTGTTACAATAAATCGTTTATACAAAGGAAACAATATGAGTGGTATCTGCAGCCGGTATTTAGTAACAAAGAATGGTTTTCTACATCATGGGAAACAAGACTTTGTTGCATCAACTTTTGCATATTACCCATCTTCCAAACAAAAACGCAACCATTCTAGTTC CGTGGAACCAGTCAAACTAGCATATGTTTCCTATGAATCAATGAGTGGAAAAAGTAATGCTCCAAAACAACCTGTTATAGTAATGCATGGTCTCTTTGGTTCAAAAAATAACTGGAATTCATTATCAAAAGCAATCCATCAGCAAACATCTCGTAAG GTGATCACTATAGATGCAAGGAACCATGGAGATTCTCCACATTCTACAGAAATGTCTTACAAGCATATGGCAAAAGATATAGTTCAACTAATGAATGATTTAGGATTTGAAAAAACTGTATTAGTAGGACACAGTATGGGAGGTTCCGCGGCGATGTACGTAGCTTTAAATTATCCACAGttagttgaaaaattaatagtaGTGGATATGTCGCCAGTGAGAACTAGTCCTCAGCTTATGGAAATGGAGAAAATATTTAGAGCGATGAGTAATGTAAATCTAGATGGAATTACGACGCTTACGAAAGCTCGGATTACAGCAAAGGATCAACTTGCAGCTGCCATTAAATCTTTAAGTTTACGTCAG tttttaataatgaatttaGTAGAAGCAGATATAGGAAAATTCAAATGGCGGGTTAATTTACCTGTATTAGAACAAAATTTTGCGACACAAATAGCCGTATTTCCTCCTGTAGGATCGAAAGTTTATAATGGGCCAACGTTGTTTATAGGGGGCTCTAATAGCGATTATATCAAAGTAGAAGATCATGGCAAAATAAGGCAATTATTCCCTTTAGCtgaaattttgtatataaatgGCGCGGATCATTGGGTTCACGTAGACAAACCGACAGAATTTTTAAAGATCACTACTAACTTCATTAAACGatcataa
- the unc-119 gene encoding unc-119 lipid binding chaperone isoform X2, with translation MMSVDSENKSNETIVSFTSSSDQENTDNGNIEETLITPEMVLHLPTITDKYLCSPEANIYDIDFTRFQIRDLETGAILFEITKPPATESDMNQDVEPDCEESGCEDANTGRFVRYQFTPQFLKLKTVGATIEFLVGSKPVNNFRMIERHFFRDRLLKTFDFQFGFCIPNSKNTCEHIYEFPTLPADLVSEMIANPFETRSDSFYFVDNQLVMHNKADYAYNGGHTHDVL, from the exons atgatgAGTGTTGATAGTGAAAATAAGTCAAATGAAACTATTGTTTCATTTACATCATCGTCGGATCAAGAGAATACGGATAATGGAAATATTGAAGAAACTCTTATAACCCCAGAAATGGTGCTACATCTGCCTACAATTACTGATA AATACCTATGCTCTCCTGAGGCAAATATTTATGATATTGATTTCACAAGATTTCAAATTAGGGATTTAGAAACAGGAGCAATATTGTTTGAAATAACAAAACCACCAGCTACTG AATCTGATATGAATCAAGATGTTGAACCAGATTGTGAAGAATCTGGTTGTGAAGATGCTAACACTGGCCGCTTTGTACGTTACCAATTTACACCTCAGtttcttaaattaaaaactGTTGGTGCTACCATTGAGTTTCTTGTTGGTTCTAAGCCAGTGAATAACTTTCGCATGATAGAACGTCATTTCTTTCGGGACAGATTGTTAAAAACTTTCGACTTTCAGTTTGGATTCTGTATACCAAATAGTAAGAATACTTGTGAACATATTTATGAATTCCCAACCTTGCCTGCTGATCTGG TCTCCGAAATGATTGCAAATCCGTTTGAAACTCGTTCAGATTCCTTTTATTTTGTGGACAATCAATTGGTAATGCATAATAAAGCAGATTATGCATACAATGGTGGACACACACATGATGTACTTTAG
- the LOC117608272 gene encoding synaptic vesicle 2-related protein isoform X2, with protein sequence MGNLLKLLYKGVGNYTFTVIQAINALGFGKFQVKLSLFTGLCWMVDSMEITILSILSPSLHCDWGITRYQQALTTTVVFLGMMLSSTFWTNLSDRYGSKQSLTLCAVLLLYYAFLSAFAPNFLWILLLRGLVGFAIGCVPQSVTLYAEFLPAKQRAKCVILLDCFWALGACFEVAIALVIMPTFGWRWLLILSTIPLLVFAIITPWLPESTIFDMTSGRMDKAVSTLERVARENKKPLPPGRLVMDRFYQVNHGKLKDVLSKEMCRTSTLLWLVWMSTAFCYYGVVLMTTELFHTSSEQCSLWENNKEDTCQLDCSLERSDYIDLLWTTLAEFPGIFSTIFAIEKIGRKKTMAFQLVMFAVLICFLGRACLLSRVVLTLTIFLARGLIAGVFQAAYVYTPEVYPTHLRSTGVSTCSAMARIGAMVTPYIAQVFLQWSITGAMAIYAVAALCAAAATLALPVEMKSQSSNDSSNETR encoded by the exons ATG GGTAATCTGCTTAAACTTCTCTATAAAGGAGTGGGTAACT ATACATTTACTGTAATTCAAGCAATCAATGCGTTAGGATTTGGTAAATTCCAAGTAAAATTATCTTTATTTACTGGCCTGTGCTGGATGGTGGACAGTATGGAAATAACAATATTAAGTATTTTAAGTCCATCACTACATTGTGATTGGGGTATAACTAGATATCAGCAAGCTTTAACAACCacg gTGGTTTTTTTAGGCATGATGTTAAGTTCTACATTTTGGACTAATTTAAGTGATAGATATGGTAGCAAACAATCCTTGACCTTATGTGCAGTATTATTGCTTTATTATGCATTTTTAAGTGCTTTTGCACCAAACTTCCTTTGGATTCTATTACTCAGAGGATTAGTTGGTTTTGCTATTGGTTGTGTACCACAGTC AGTAACATTGTATGCAGAATTTTTACCAGCAAAACAAAGAGCTAAATGTGTGATTTTATTAGAT TGTTTTTGGGCACTGGGCGCCTGTTTTGAGGTGGCAATAGCATTGGTAATAATGCCAACTTTTGGCTGGAGATGGCTTCTCATTTTATCCACTATACCACTTCTTGTATTTGCCATTATCACTCCA TGGTTACCAGAATCCACAATATTTGATATGACAAGTGGAAGAATGGACAAAGCTGTTTCTACTTTAGAACGAGTAgctagagaaaataaaaaacctTTACCTCCCGGAAGATTAGTCATGGATCGTTTTTATCAAGTCAATCATGGTAAATTAAAAGACGTGCTAAGTAAAGAAATGTGTAGAACGTCTACCTTACTGTGGCTTGTGTG GATGAGTACGGCGTTTTGTTATTacggtgtggtactaatgaccACAGAACTATTCCATACATCGTCCGAGCAGTGCAGTTTATgggaaaataataaagaagatACTTGTCAATTAGATTGTAGTTTGGAACGCAGTGACTATATAGATCTTCTTTGGACAACTTTGGCTGAATTTCCAGGAATCTTTTCCACTATTTTTGCAATTGAAAAGATTGGCAGAAAAAAGACAATGGCGTTTCAGCTAGTAATGTTCGCTGTACTAATTTGCTTCTTGGGCAGAGCTTGTCTATTAAGCAGGGTAGTATTGACACTTACAATTTTTCTAGCTAGAGGTCTAATCGCTGGTGTCTTTCAAGCAGCTTACGTATATACTCCGGAGGTATATCCGACACATTTGCGTAGTACCGGCGTTAGTACTTGCAGTGCTATGGCTAGAATTGGTGCGATGGTTACACCGTATATAGCCCAAGTATTTCTTCAGTGGTCTATCACTGGAGCAATGGCGATTTACGCTGTAGCAGCGTTATGTGCTGCTGCAGCCACTCTCGCTTTACCTGTTGAAATGAAAAGTCAGTCATCAAATGATTCATCTAATGAAACCAGATAA
- the LOC117608200 gene encoding sn-1-specific diacylglycerol lipase ABHD11 isoform X2 has product MKIVTINRLYKGNNMSGICSRYLVTKNGFLHHGKQDFVASTFAYYPSSKQKRNHSSSVEPVKLAYVSYESMSGKSNAPKQPVIVMHGLFGSKNNWNSLSKAIHQQTSHARNHGDSPHSTEMSYKHMAKDIVQLMNDLGFEKTVLVGHSMGGSAAMYVALNYPQLVEKLIVVDMSPVRTSPQLMEMEKIFRAMSNVNLDGITTLTKARITAKDQLAAAIKSLSLRQFLIMNLVEADIGKFKWRVNLPVLEQNFATQIAVFPPVGSKVYNGPTLFIGGSNSDYIKVEDHGKIRQLFPLAEILYINGADHWVHVDKPTEFLKITTNFIKRS; this is encoded by the exons ATGAAAATTGTTACAATAAATCGTTTATACAAAGGAAACAATATGAGTGGTATCTGCAGCCGGTATTTAGTAACAAAGAATGGTTTTCTACATCATGGGAAACAAGACTTTGTTGCATCAACTTTTGCATATTACCCATCTTCCAAACAAAAACGCAACCATTCTAGTTC CGTGGAACCAGTCAAACTAGCATATGTTTCCTATGAATCAATGAGTGGAAAAAGTAATGCTCCAAAACAACCTGTTATAGTAATGCATGGTCTCTTTGGTTCAAAAAATAACTGGAATTCATTATCAAAAGCAATCCATCAGCAAACATCTC ATGCAAGGAACCATGGAGATTCTCCACATTCTACAGAAATGTCTTACAAGCATATGGCAAAAGATATAGTTCAACTAATGAATGATTTAGGATTTGAAAAAACTGTATTAGTAGGACACAGTATGGGAGGTTCCGCGGCGATGTACGTAGCTTTAAATTATCCACAGttagttgaaaaattaatagtaGTGGATATGTCGCCAGTGAGAACTAGTCCTCAGCTTATGGAAATGGAGAAAATATTTAGAGCGATGAGTAATGTAAATCTAGATGGAATTACGACGCTTACGAAAGCTCGGATTACAGCAAAGGATCAACTTGCAGCTGCCATTAAATCTTTAAGTTTACGTCAG tttttaataatgaatttaGTAGAAGCAGATATAGGAAAATTCAAATGGCGGGTTAATTTACCTGTATTAGAACAAAATTTTGCGACACAAATAGCCGTATTTCCTCCTGTAGGATCGAAAGTTTATAATGGGCCAACGTTGTTTATAGGGGGCTCTAATAGCGATTATATCAAAGTAGAAGATCATGGCAAAATAAGGCAATTATTCCCTTTAGCtgaaattttgtatataaatgGCGCGGATCATTGGGTTCACGTAGACAAACCGACAGAATTTTTAAAGATCACTACTAACTTCATTAAACGatcataa